A genomic window from Micromonospora violae includes:
- a CDS encoding hemolysin family protein produces the protein MLIVVGLLLIIILTAATGYFVAQEFGYVAVDRGKLRQLADDGDQAAARALTVTSRLSFMLSGAQLGITVTALLVGYVAEPYLGGGLADLLGVAGVSEAVSLPLSVALALVIATIVQMVLGELAPKNLAIARAEQLARGLSRSTLIYLAVAGPLIRLFDRAAVRLLRRVGIEPIEELPSGATPADLEQIIAESREEGSLDAETSTLLDRGLDFRELTAGEAMVPRVDVHTLRAHEPVSRVVELLDTGHSRFPVRGAEGVDDLLGIVGIADVLGVPPEERATTPVSAVAGPPLLVPETLPLPTVLDRLRSGHRQMACVVDEYGGFAGVITLEDIAEELVGPIRDEDDPPERAPARQDDGSWVVPARWRIDEVADSTGIALPEAPEYDTLSGLVMRELGRVPEVGDRLEISLQPEGTDGEEHDAEPRALVEVLAVDRHVADSVRLQLTKPGVTA, from the coding sequence GTGCTGATCGTCGTTGGTCTCCTTCTGATCATCATCCTCACTGCCGCCACCGGCTACTTCGTGGCGCAGGAGTTCGGCTACGTCGCGGTGGACCGGGGCAAGCTGCGCCAGCTCGCCGATGACGGCGACCAGGCCGCCGCCCGGGCCCTGACCGTCACCAGTCGGCTCTCCTTCATGCTCTCCGGCGCCCAACTCGGCATCACCGTCACCGCACTGCTGGTCGGTTACGTCGCCGAGCCGTACCTGGGCGGTGGGCTCGCCGACCTGCTCGGCGTGGCCGGCGTCAGCGAGGCGGTCAGCCTGCCGCTGTCGGTGGCGTTGGCCCTGGTCATCGCCACCATCGTGCAGATGGTCCTGGGTGAGCTGGCCCCGAAGAACCTGGCCATCGCCCGGGCCGAGCAGTTGGCCCGGGGGCTGAGCCGATCCACCCTGATCTACCTGGCCGTCGCCGGGCCGCTGATCCGGCTCTTCGACCGGGCGGCGGTCCGTCTGCTGCGCCGGGTCGGTATCGAACCGATCGAGGAGCTGCCCAGCGGTGCCACCCCGGCCGACCTGGAGCAGATCATCGCCGAGTCCCGCGAGGAGGGCAGCCTGGACGCCGAGACGTCCACGCTGCTCGACCGAGGTCTGGACTTCCGCGAGCTGACCGCCGGCGAGGCCATGGTGCCCCGCGTCGACGTGCACACCCTTCGGGCGCACGAGCCGGTCAGCCGGGTGGTCGAGCTGTTGGACACCGGCCACTCCCGCTTTCCGGTGCGCGGTGCGGAGGGCGTCGACGACCTGCTCGGCATCGTCGGCATCGCCGACGTGCTCGGCGTACCCCCGGAGGAGCGCGCCACCACCCCGGTGAGCGCGGTGGCCGGGCCGCCGCTGCTCGTACCGGAGACGTTGCCCCTGCCCACGGTGCTCGACCGCCTGCGGTCCGGGCACCGGCAGATGGCGTGCGTGGTCGACGAGTACGGCGGCTTCGCCGGCGTCATCACGCTGGAGGACATCGCCGAGGAGCTGGTCGGCCCGATCCGCGACGAGGACGATCCACCGGAGCGGGCTCCGGCCCGGCAGGACGACGGGTCCTGGGTGGTGCCGGCCCGCTGGCGGATCGACGAGGTCGCCGACAGCACCGGCATCGCCCTGCCCGAGGCCCCCGAGTACGACACCCTGTCCGGGTTGGTGATGCGGGAGCTGGGCCGGGTGCCGGAGGTCGGTGACCGGCTGGAGATCAGCCTGCAACCCGAGGGGACGGACGGCGAGGAACACGACGCGGAGCCCCGGGCGCTGGTCGAGGTGCTGGCCGTGGACCGGCACGTGGCCGATTCGGTGCGGTTGCAGTTGACCAAACCCGGGGTGACCGCATGA
- a CDS encoding hemolysin family protein, which yields MSPGIALFSSVILLALNGFFVAAEFALVASKRYRLEQAAANGGRAARAALDGVRELSLMLAGAQLGITLCTLGLGALAEPAIEHLVSPLLHAVGLPDAASHLVSLIFALALVTFLHLVVGEMAPKSWAITDAERSATLLALPFRAFARVSRPVLSALNALANSILRLLGVTQQDQLAQVHGPDELRILLEQSREHGLLGAEQHQLLTSMLELQGTSVAQVMEPFSTMVTVRRDDPAERIEEVSRDSGRSRLAVLDEAGDVCGLVHVREAVRVVTTGRVAKAGDLMTPAFTLPATSSVTEAVTAMRARQSQLALVRNGGGPARPIGFVALEDLLEEVIGEFDDETDTVPRGRRMR from the coding sequence ATGAGCCCCGGGATCGCGCTGTTCAGTTCGGTGATCCTGCTGGCGCTCAACGGGTTCTTCGTGGCCGCCGAGTTCGCCCTGGTGGCCAGCAAGCGGTACCGCCTGGAGCAGGCGGCGGCGAACGGCGGTCGGGCCGCCCGGGCCGCGCTGGACGGCGTCCGCGAGCTGTCGCTGATGCTGGCCGGCGCGCAGCTCGGCATCACGCTGTGCACCCTGGGTCTCGGCGCGCTGGCCGAACCGGCGATCGAGCACCTGGTCAGCCCGCTGCTGCACGCGGTGGGCCTGCCGGACGCGGCGAGCCACCTGGTCAGCCTGATCTTCGCGCTGGCGCTGGTGACCTTCCTGCACCTGGTGGTGGGGGAGATGGCGCCGAAGTCGTGGGCGATCACCGACGCGGAGCGTTCGGCGACACTGCTCGCGCTTCCGTTCCGGGCCTTCGCGCGGGTCTCCCGACCGGTGCTCTCCGCGCTCAACGCCCTGGCCAATTCGATCCTGCGACTTCTCGGGGTCACTCAGCAGGACCAGCTCGCCCAGGTGCACGGCCCGGACGAGCTGCGCATCCTGCTGGAGCAGTCCCGTGAGCACGGGCTGCTCGGCGCCGAGCAGCACCAGTTACTGACCAGCATGCTGGAGTTGCAGGGCACGTCGGTGGCGCAGGTGATGGAGCCGTTCTCCACCATGGTCACCGTCCGCCGGGACGACCCGGCCGAGCGGATCGAAGAGGTCAGCCGGGACAGCGGCCGGTCCCGGCTCGCGGTGCTCGACGAGGCGGGCGACGTGTGCGGGCTCGTGCACGTCCGGGAGGCGGTACGGGTGGTCACCACCGGCCGGGTCGCCAAGGCCGGTGACTTGATGACGCCCGCGTTCACCCTGCCCGCGACGTCGTCGGTCACCGAGGCGGTGACGGCGATGCGGGCCCGTCAGTCACAGCTGGCGTTGGTGCGCAACGGCGGTGGGCCGGCCCGGCCGATCGGCTTCGTGGCGCTGGAGGACCTCCTGGAGGAGGTCATCGGCGAGTTCGACGACGAGACCGACACGGTGCCGCGCGGGCGGCGGATGAGGTGA
- a CDS encoding aminotransferase class I/II-fold pyridoxal phosphate-dependent enzyme, with product MPAHYQLTGTTAVEISASIESGIRSGALSPGAALPPVRALATELGVSPATVARAYQELRQRGLLATAGRHGTRVRPRPPVAARRSALRPPPLPGTRDLSRGEPDPRLLPPLGPHLAALAAHGGPSVGYSDAGVLPELAEAAQARLRADGVPAGELTLTGGALDGIERLLGAHLRPGDAVAVEDPGWANLLDLVAALGLRPIGVPLDDEGPLADGVAAALAAGARALIVTSRAQNPTGAAVSAARAEALRTLLAGRRDLLLIEDDHAAELARVPLHPLAGATASWAFLRSVSKPFGPDLRLAVLVGDETTVARVSGRTRVGAGWVSTVLQRLVLALWRDPAVTELVRQAAESYEQRRTGLLAALAAHGLTAHGRSGINVWLPVADETSTVTALRDAGWAVAPGVLYRIAAPPALRITVSSLDTADLAPLAAALAQAENPPPSSGFPT from the coding sequence GTGCCAGCACACTATCAGCTCACCGGTACGACAGCCGTCGAGATTTCGGCCAGCATCGAGTCGGGCATCCGCTCCGGCGCCCTGTCGCCGGGAGCCGCCCTGCCGCCCGTGCGGGCGCTCGCCACCGAGTTGGGGGTCAGCCCCGCCACCGTCGCCCGCGCCTACCAGGAGCTACGCCAGCGCGGTCTGCTCGCCACCGCCGGTCGGCACGGCACCCGGGTCCGCCCCCGCCCGCCGGTGGCCGCCCGCCGATCCGCGCTGCGTCCCCCACCGTTGCCCGGCACCCGGGACCTGTCCCGCGGTGAACCCGACCCCCGGCTACTCCCCCCACTGGGCCCGCATCTGGCGGCGCTCGCCGCCCACGGCGGCCCGTCGGTCGGCTACTCCGACGCCGGAGTGCTGCCCGAACTGGCTGAGGCGGCCCAGGCCCGGCTGCGCGCCGACGGCGTACCGGCCGGCGAGTTGACTCTCACCGGCGGTGCGCTGGACGGCATCGAGCGGCTGCTCGGCGCTCACCTGCGCCCCGGCGACGCGGTGGCGGTCGAGGACCCGGGCTGGGCCAACCTGCTCGACCTGGTCGCCGCGCTCGGGTTGCGCCCGATCGGCGTACCGCTGGACGACGAGGGTCCGTTGGCCGACGGGGTGGCCGCCGCGCTGGCTGCCGGAGCGCGGGCGCTGATCGTCACCAGCCGGGCGCAGAATCCGACCGGCGCCGCCGTCTCCGCGGCCCGCGCCGAGGCGCTGCGGACGCTGCTCGCCGGCCGACGGGACCTGCTGTTGATCGAGGACGACCACGCGGCCGAACTGGCCCGCGTACCCCTGCACCCGCTCGCCGGTGCGACCGCGAGTTGGGCCTTCCTCCGCTCGGTGAGCAAGCCCTTCGGTCCGGACCTGCGGCTGGCCGTGCTGGTCGGCGACGAGACGACGGTGGCCCGGGTGAGTGGCCGTACCCGGGTCGGCGCCGGCTGGGTCTCCACCGTGCTGCAACGCCTGGTGCTCGCCCTGTGGCGGGACCCGGCGGTCACCGAGTTGGTGCGACAGGCGGCGGAGAGCTACGAGCAGCGGCGCACGGGGCTGCTGGCCGCACTCGCCGCGCACGGCCTGACCGCGCACGGGCGCAGTGGCATCAACGTCTGGCTGCCGGTCGCGGACGAGACCAGCACGGTCACCGCGCTCCGCGACGCCGGTTGGGCGGTGGCACCCGGCGTTCTCTACCGGATCGCCGCCCCGCCCGCCCTGCGCATCACCGTCAGCTCGCTGGACACCGCCGACCTGGCCCCGCTGGCCGCCGCCCTGGCCCAGGCCGAGAACCCACCGCCCTCCTCAGGCTTTCCCACCTGA
- a CDS encoding regulatory protein RecX produces the protein MAGRRARTGRGWDASPPRTGDATDPPRPRRGRRGGSEEAAVESPPRDESEVAREICLRQLAVRPRTRAELAGALAKRGISEQVSAEVLDRYDEVGIIDDAAFARAWVSSRHAGRGLARRALANELRRKGVDGEVATEALGELDEETEADTARALVERKLRTARGEPDAVFRRLVGMLARKGYPPGVAIRAVKDALAAQSAEAAEFAEQIDADALADAEGEMERDSRSSD, from the coding sequence ATGGCAGGACGACGCGCCCGTACGGGGCGGGGCTGGGATGCCAGTCCGCCTCGTACGGGCGACGCCACCGACCCACCCCGCCCTCGACGAGGCCGCCGGGGTGGGTCCGAGGAGGCCGCCGTCGAGTCTCCGCCCCGCGACGAGTCCGAGGTGGCCCGCGAGATCTGCCTGCGCCAGCTCGCCGTCCGCCCGCGCACCCGGGCCGAGCTGGCCGGGGCGTTGGCCAAGCGGGGCATCTCCGAGCAGGTCTCGGCCGAGGTGCTCGACCGGTACGACGAGGTCGGCATCATCGATGACGCCGCGTTCGCCCGGGCCTGGGTGTCCAGCCGGCACGCCGGGCGTGGTCTGGCCCGCCGGGCGCTCGCCAACGAGCTGCGCCGCAAGGGCGTTGACGGCGAGGTGGCCACCGAGGCGCTGGGTGAGCTGGACGAGGAGACCGAGGCGGACACCGCCCGTGCCCTGGTGGAGCGCAAGCTGCGCACCGCCCGAGGTGAGCCGGACGCGGTCTTCCGCCGGTTGGTGGGCATGCTGGCCCGCAAGGGCTACCCGCCTGGCGTGGCCATCCGGGCGGTGAAGGACGCGCTCGCCGCGCAGAGCGCCGAGGCGGCCGAGTTCGCCGAGCAGATTGACGCCGACGCGCTCGCCGACGCCGAGGGTGAGATGGAGCGCGACAGCCGCTCGTCCGACTGA
- a CDS encoding MFS transporter encodes MASHLTAPRTAARPDVTSIQRRTLRLLFTTQIIGGIGVTIGIAVGALLAARIAGTAVAGVAQSAGVVGAALLAVPVTRIMARHGRRPGLVLAYTVGAVGGALVVLAAATRWVPLLFLGMLLFGGGTAANLQARYTAVDLAEPARRGRQLSLIVWATTIGAVAAPNSAALADRVTTGWGLPPLAGPFAFSAAAFVLAAVVLLGLLRPDPLLTARRLAATAADPSPAADATATAVAAEAPADGGPTRGGATPAAAPAGVRAPRGAGMWAAWSVVRRQPAARLGIAAVAVGHLVMVAVMAMTPVRLGESHADADVLRLVGIVLSLHIAGMYAFSPVVGWLTDRFGRRAVILGGVGLLLAACAVAGTAGHHTPRLSIGLVLLGLGWSGTMVAGSTLLSESVSAGVRPSVQGLSDLIMGLAGAGAAVVSGFVMQFAGYPVLTLLAAVAVVPLVALALRPVPTGAPDEEG; translated from the coding sequence ATGGCCAGCCACCTGACCGCGCCGCGTACCGCCGCCCGACCCGACGTCACGTCGATCCAGCGGCGCACCCTGCGACTGCTCTTCACCACCCAGATCATCGGCGGGATCGGCGTCACCATCGGTATCGCCGTGGGCGCGCTGCTCGCCGCACGGATCGCCGGGACCGCGGTGGCCGGTGTCGCGCAGAGCGCCGGGGTGGTCGGTGCCGCGCTGCTCGCCGTCCCGGTCACCCGGATCATGGCGCGGCACGGTCGCCGGCCGGGCCTGGTGCTCGCGTACACCGTCGGCGCTGTCGGCGGTGCGCTGGTGGTGCTGGCCGCGGCCACCCGCTGGGTGCCGCTGCTCTTCCTCGGCATGCTGCTCTTCGGCGGTGGCACCGCCGCGAACCTTCAGGCCCGCTACACGGCCGTGGACCTCGCCGAGCCGGCCCGTCGGGGGCGGCAGCTCTCCCTGATCGTCTGGGCGACCACCATCGGGGCGGTGGCCGCGCCGAACTCCGCCGCGCTGGCCGACCGGGTCACCACCGGCTGGGGGTTGCCGCCGCTGGCCGGCCCGTTCGCGTTCAGCGCGGCCGCGTTCGTGCTGGCTGCCGTCGTACTCCTCGGGTTGCTCCGGCCGGACCCGCTGCTCACCGCGCGGCGGCTCGCGGCGACCGCCGCCGATCCGTCGCCGGCCGCCGACGCGACGGCGACCGCTGTGGCGGCCGAGGCGCCGGCGGACGGTGGCCCGACCCGTGGTGGTGCGACCCCGGCCGCCGCGCCGGCCGGGGTGCGCGCGCCGCGCGGCGCCGGGATGTGGGCGGCCTGGTCGGTGGTACGCCGACAGCCCGCCGCCCGACTCGGCATCGCCGCCGTGGCGGTGGGCCACCTGGTGATGGTGGCGGTGATGGCGATGACGCCGGTCCGGCTCGGTGAGTCGCACGCCGACGCGGACGTGTTGCGGCTGGTCGGCATCGTGCTGAGCCTGCACATCGCCGGCATGTACGCGTTCTCCCCGGTGGTCGGTTGGCTCACCGACCGGTTCGGTCGACGGGCGGTGATCCTCGGTGGGGTCGGGCTGCTGCTGGCCGCCTGCGCGGTCGCCGGCACCGCCGGGCACCACACCCCTCGGCTCTCGATCGGTCTGGTCCTGCTCGGGCTGGGCTGGTCGGGGACGATGGTGGCCGGCTCGACCCTGCTGTCCGAGTCGGTGTCGGCGGGGGTGCGGCCGAGCGTCCAGGGGCTGTCCGATCTGATCATGGGGTTGGCTGGGGCCGGGGCCGCCGTGGTCAGTGGGTTTGTCATGCAGTTCGCCGGTTATCCCGTGCTCACCCTGCTCGCGGCGGTCGCGGTGGTGCCCCTGGTGGCGCTAGCGTTGCGCCCGGTGCCGACCGGGGCGCCGGACGAGGAGGGCTGA
- the recA gene encoding recombinase RecA, translating into MAAGPDREKALDLALAQIDKQFGKGSVMRLGERPVIQTAVIPTGSIALDVALGVGGLPRGRVVEVYGPESSGKTTVALHAVANAQRAGGIAAFIDAEHALDPEYAKALGVDTDAMLVSQPDTGEQALEIADMLIRSGALDIIVIDSVAALVPRAEIEGEMGDSHVGLQARLMSQALRKITGVLSNTGTTAIFINQLREKIGVMFGSPETTTGGRALKFYASVRLDVRRIESLKDGTDVVGNRTRVKVVKNKVAAPFKQAEFDIMYGKGISREGSLIDVGVEQAIIRKSGAWYTYDGDQLGQGKEKAREFMKENPDVAAEIEKKILEKLGVGVGAGDAAGGPELPPVDF; encoded by the coding sequence ATGGCAGCAGGGCCTGACCGGGAGAAGGCACTCGACCTTGCTCTCGCTCAGATCGACAAGCAATTCGGCAAAGGCTCGGTGATGCGGCTGGGGGAACGGCCGGTCATCCAGACCGCCGTGATCCCGACCGGTTCCATCGCCCTCGACGTGGCGCTCGGCGTGGGCGGTCTGCCGCGTGGCCGGGTGGTCGAGGTCTACGGTCCCGAGTCCAGCGGTAAGACCACGGTGGCACTGCACGCGGTGGCCAACGCCCAGCGGGCCGGCGGCATCGCCGCCTTCATCGACGCCGAGCACGCGCTCGACCCGGAGTACGCGAAGGCCCTCGGTGTCGACACCGACGCCATGCTGGTCTCCCAGCCGGACACCGGCGAGCAGGCGCTGGAGATCGCGGACATGCTGATCCGCTCCGGCGCTCTGGACATCATCGTGATCGACTCGGTGGCGGCCCTGGTGCCGCGCGCCGAGATCGAGGGCGAGATGGGCGACAGCCACGTGGGTCTCCAGGCCCGACTGATGAGCCAGGCCCTGCGGAAGATCACCGGTGTGCTCAGCAACACCGGCACCACGGCGATCTTCATCAACCAGCTGCGGGAAAAGATCGGTGTCATGTTCGGCAGCCCGGAGACCACCACCGGTGGTCGGGCGCTGAAGTTCTACGCCTCGGTCCGGCTCGACGTGCGACGCATCGAGAGTCTCAAGGACGGCACCGACGTGGTCGGTAACCGCACCCGGGTCAAGGTCGTGAAGAACAAGGTCGCCGCCCCGTTCAAGCAGGCCGAGTTCGACATCATGTACGGCAAGGGCATCTCGCGCGAGGGCTCGCTGATCGACGTCGGCGTGGAGCAGGCGATCATCCGCAAGTCCGGAGCGTGGTACACGTACGACGGCGACCAGCTCGGCCAGGGCAAGGAGAAGGCCCGGGAGTTCATGAAGGAAAACCCGGACGTGGCCGCCGAGATCGAGAAGAAGATCCTGGAGAAGCTCGGCGTCGGGGTCGGCGCGGGTGACGCCGCCGGTGGCCCGGAGCTGCCGCCGGTCGACTTCTGA
- a CDS encoding bifunctional pyridoxamine 5'-phosphate oxidase family protein/GNAT family N-acetyltransferase — MYPPTARTTPHRSRDRMSYDRAAAHAVLDEAYDCALSFTVDGQPRVLPTLHVRIGDTLYLHGSTGSRPLLAARGDDGLPVCVAVTLLDGLVYARSQFHYSANYRSVVAHGTARLVTDEREKRAMLTALVEKVGAGRSTNTRPPSRRELAETAVLALPLREVSVRARTGGVRDDEADLDLPYWAGVLPLRLTPGQPEPDAGVTAPLPAFLRTARTRWHDPVPLHGDHVRLEPLNLNHTDELHAATADPEVWRHLSVAPPTAPDGTAAVIATALAAQHRGERVAWVQRCAATGAVVGSTSYYEIDPERRAVAIGHTFLGRPWWRTGINTEAKLLLLGRAFDDLGAVRVAWHTDIRNVRSQAAIERLGATREGVLRMHRQRPDGSWRDTVQYAMTVDEWPTAQARLRERLLRTAPVA; from the coding sequence ATGTACCCACCCACCGCCCGGACCACACCCCACCGTTCCCGCGACAGGATGAGCTACGACCGGGCCGCCGCCCACGCTGTGCTCGACGAGGCGTACGACTGCGCGCTCAGCTTCACCGTGGACGGCCAGCCGCGGGTGCTGCCCACCCTGCACGTCCGCATCGGTGACACGCTCTACCTGCACGGCTCCACCGGCAGCCGGCCACTGCTCGCCGCCCGGGGCGACGACGGGCTGCCCGTCTGCGTCGCGGTGACACTGCTCGACGGGCTGGTCTACGCCCGCTCCCAGTTCCACTACAGCGCCAACTACCGCTCGGTCGTCGCGCACGGCACCGCCCGACTGGTCACCGACGAGCGGGAGAAGCGCGCCATGCTCACCGCGCTGGTCGAGAAGGTCGGCGCGGGACGCAGCACGAACACCCGCCCGCCCAGCCGCCGCGAGTTGGCCGAGACCGCCGTACTGGCGCTGCCCCTGCGTGAGGTGTCCGTCCGGGCCCGCACCGGCGGGGTCCGCGACGACGAGGCCGACCTGGACCTGCCGTACTGGGCCGGCGTGCTGCCGCTGCGGTTGACCCCCGGACAACCCGAGCCGGACGCCGGCGTCACCGCACCGCTGCCGGCGTTCCTGCGTACGGCCCGCACGCGGTGGCACGACCCGGTGCCGCTGCACGGCGACCACGTCCGGCTGGAGCCGCTGAACCTGAACCACACCGACGAGTTGCACGCCGCCACCGCAGACCCGGAGGTGTGGCGGCACCTCAGCGTGGCGCCGCCCACCGCGCCCGACGGGACCGCCGCGGTGATCGCCACCGCCCTGGCCGCCCAGCACCGCGGTGAGCGGGTGGCCTGGGTGCAGCGGTGCGCGGCCACCGGGGCGGTGGTGGGCAGCACGTCCTACTACGAGATCGACCCGGAGCGGCGGGCGGTGGCGATCGGGCACACCTTCCTCGGCCGGCCCTGGTGGCGTACCGGCATCAACACCGAGGCGAAACTGCTGCTGCTCGGCCGGGCCTTCGACGACCTGGGGGCGGTGCGGGTGGCCTGGCACACCGACATCCGCAACGTCCGCTCCCAGGCGGCCATCGAACGGCTCGGCGCCACCCGGGAAGGGGTCCTGCGGATGCACCGGCAACGCCCGGACGGCTCCTGGCGGGACACCGTGCAGTACGCGATGACCGTCGACGAGTGGCCGACGGCACAGGCCCGGCTGCGAGAAAGACTTCTGCGAACGGCACCGGTGGCGTGA
- a CDS encoding DUF3046 domain-containing protein, with protein sequence MRLTDFWARLDEAFGPGYAASIARDQVLSQLGGRTIEQALASGEQTQVVWRAVCAAYPDRVPARLR encoded by the coding sequence GTGCGGCTGACCGACTTCTGGGCGCGGTTGGACGAGGCGTTCGGGCCCGGCTACGCGGCCAGCATCGCCCGCGATCAGGTGCTGTCGCAGCTCGGCGGGCGGACCATCGAGCAGGCCCTGGCGTCGGGGGAGCAGACGCAGGTGGTGTGGCGGGCGGTCTGCGCCGCGTACCCCGACCGCGTGCCCGCCCGACTACGCTGA
- the leuE gene encoding leucine efflux protein LeuE, with amino-acid sequence MMAGVLGITDIWTYVLGTVAIILLPGPNSLFVLSTAAKRGVAVGYRAAGGVFVGDGVLMFLSAAGVASLLKAYPPLFLVIKYAGAAYLGYVGVTMLLGAVRRWRDRNDPSTPRLIDAAEPAAMRSPFRKALVISLLNPKAILFFISFFIQFVDPGYAWPALSFLLLGLIAQVTSALYLTALIFAGTFLAAQFRQRRRLAAGGTTAVAALFLAFSLKLATATAG; translated from the coding sequence ATGATGGCGGGCGTGCTGGGGATCACCGACATCTGGACGTACGTGCTGGGCACCGTGGCCATCATCCTGCTGCCCGGGCCGAACTCACTCTTCGTGCTCTCCACGGCGGCCAAACGAGGTGTCGCGGTCGGCTACCGGGCCGCCGGGGGCGTGTTCGTCGGCGACGGGGTGCTGATGTTCCTCTCCGCCGCCGGGGTGGCGTCGTTGCTCAAGGCGTACCCGCCGCTGTTCCTGGTGATCAAGTACGCCGGTGCCGCGTACCTCGGTTATGTCGGGGTGACCATGCTGCTCGGCGCCGTGCGGCGCTGGCGCGACCGCAACGACCCGAGCACGCCGCGGCTCATCGACGCCGCGGAGCCGGCGGCGATGCGCAGCCCGTTCCGCAAGGCGCTGGTGATCAGCCTGCTGAACCCGAAGGCGATCCTGTTCTTCATCTCGTTCTTCATCCAGTTCGTCGACCCCGGCTACGCCTGGCCGGCGCTGTCGTTCCTGCTCCTCGGCCTGATCGCCCAGGTGACCAGCGCGCTCTACCTGACCGCGTTGATCTTCGCGGGCACCTTCCTGGCCGCCCAGTTCCGGCAACGTCGCCGGCTGGCCGCCGGCGGGACCACCGCCGTGGCAGCACTGTTCCTGGCCTTCAGCCTCAAGCTGGCCACCGCCACCGCCGGCTAA
- a CDS encoding sporulation protein encodes MRLTGVSPESGRTGLSVQTTLPNPSTRPGLRLPGRVTLAAGPDDVLVRHIRLGLVTTVEPDDPAAARRLVQFYQQPIAGRFVVPAGRRRAVDFALPLPWETPVTIFGGVPLLSLRMGLRTEVSLDPDLDQGAMVPVFVHPIPTQQHVLAALDTLGFMIRQSGLQEGGLPGVEHTLPLHQRWGYWVGPLYAGPITELEVIFVTNSAGLEAILWADRRLALAGITHQSISRFRIWHEGADRRDWVATVDGWIRQAINRHATAAAHADWSAQIAGSAHVSRHPDEPVRPGYGLGGTAGSAGVGGGGSGGDGT; translated from the coding sequence GTGCGGCTGACCGGAGTGTCCCCGGAGTCCGGTCGGACCGGGCTCTCCGTGCAGACCACGCTCCCCAACCCGAGCACCCGCCCGGGCCTGCGCCTGCCCGGGCGGGTGACCCTCGCAGCCGGCCCCGATGACGTGCTGGTGCGGCACATCCGGCTCGGCCTCGTCACCACTGTCGAGCCGGATGACCCGGCGGCGGCCCGGCGTCTCGTGCAGTTCTACCAACAGCCCATCGCCGGCCGGTTCGTGGTGCCGGCCGGTCGGCGGCGGGCGGTCGACTTCGCGCTTCCGCTGCCGTGGGAGACCCCGGTGACCATCTTCGGCGGGGTGCCGCTGCTGAGCCTGCGGATGGGCCTGCGGACCGAGGTGTCGCTCGACCCCGACCTGGATCAGGGGGCCATGGTGCCGGTCTTCGTGCACCCGATCCCCACCCAGCAGCACGTGCTGGCGGCGTTGGACACGCTGGGCTTCATGATCCGCCAGTCCGGGTTGCAGGAGGGTGGTCTGCCGGGGGTGGAGCACACCCTGCCGTTGCACCAGCGCTGGGGTTACTGGGTGGGGCCGCTCTACGCCGGCCCGATCACCGAACTGGAGGTGATCTTCGTGACCAACTCGGCGGGTCTGGAGGCGATCCTCTGGGCGGATCGCCGGCTGGCGCTGGCCGGAATCACGCACCAGAGCATCAGCCGGTTCCGGATCTGGCACGAAGGCGCCGACCGGCGGGACTGGGTCGCCACCGTGGACGGCTGGATCCGGCAGGCGATCAACCGGCATGCCACCGCGGCCGCGCACGCCGACTGGTCCGCGCAGATCGCGGGCTCGGCCCACGTCAGCCGCCACCCCGACGAGCCGGTCCGACCCGGCTACGGCCTGGGCGGCACCGCCGGCAGCGCCGGTGTAGGAGGAGGCGGCTCCGGCGGCGACGGCACCTGA